Below is a genomic region from Methanobacterium sp..
AACTGGAGCTTTAAAAACAATAGCACATACCGCAACTGGACTCGATGATAACACCTTACTCGAGCTTTCCAACAAAGTTGAAAGCTCGATTATAGAAAAAAAAGGCAGGAAAGTAAAATCAGAACCTGAGATTATCCTTGAAGTCGCATTCAGTGAGATTGTTAAAAGTCCAGAATACGAAGGTGGTTACTCCTTAAGATTCCCTGTTGTTAAAAGAATAAGGGAAGATTTAAGTATTGAAGATATTGACACTGTTGAACGCGTGGAATCAATTTTTAAGAGTAAAAGTTAATTTCATAGCACATTTCATGTTTATTTTTTTTACTTGGAATTAATGGGTTTTGCAAATAAATGAAAAATATCAAGATAATATTAGATACTGCCATTCTAGCCCTAGTCTAGTTGTATTGCGCCTTATTTCAATTTATTTCATAAAATAAAAGGTAAATGCTTAAATATACCAATGTTGAAATACTTCAATTGGCCAATGGAGTAGATCAATATGAAAGATAGTCAAATTTTTACAGTAGCCTTGATAATTGCAATTTTGGGTTTATCCGGAATGGTACTGCTTTCAGACAAAATAACACCTCAAGAAATTAAGATAAAAGACCTAAACAAAGGAATGCTTGATGAAGATGTATCAGTTGTGGGCTTGGTCGAGAAAATAGATAAATCCCCAAGAAGCAATACTTATTTTTTACAGTTAAGAGATGGAACTGGGAAAACAACGGCTGTAGTATTTGATAGTGTAGTATTAGACCTTGAAAAGAATAATTTAACTCCACTGTCCTTTGTAAATCATAGGGTGAAAATAACAGGGAAAGTGCAGCAATATAATGGAAATATGGAGCTGATTTTAAATGATGGAAAATCCCTAAAAATACTTGTTTAAATATGCAGTTTATGATTATTCATCCTTTAAAACCCCTATATCTAAAGTATAATTTTTAATTTCACCCAGTATATCCTTTGCATAATAAGATGAAAATATTATGCCCAGTACGCTAACCATCCAGAAAGAAACTAACCTGTCTGCAAGAGCTATACTTCCACCTAGCACTGCTGGAACTCCAAAAAGTGCAAAAAGTCCAGTAAGGGATAATTCGATTGATCCTATCCCTCCGGGAAGTGCAGAAGCTATTCCAATAATATTTGCCAGGATCAGTATTATAATAACTGAAGTAAAACTTATTTGAACGTTAAATGCATAAAATACCACATAGAGCCTGAGACATTCTAAAATCCACGACATAAATGCTAAAATAGATACAAAAACTAAATTTTTACTTGTTGTAAATGAATTTGTATGACTAGTCATTCCTTTTAACCCCTCTGTAAACTTGAGATATATATTGTCCAGGGTTTCATTATTAATGGGCAATTTACATAAAACCGGGTGAATTTTATTATATATCCATATACTGGTGTCTTCTCTCCAGTTTACAAGATATACCAACAGTACCATTATTAAAGACCCAATAGCCCCTATAATAGACACGAAACGCATGTTTTCTATCCATATAGAAGAGATAATAAGAAGAAATGCCACAATTAAAAAGTCAAAGAGTCTTTCAGTTAATCCTGCGGACAATCCTTCAGATAGGGATATTTTATTGATCTTTTTACCTGCAAGTGCGTTTAGAACTTCACCTGCTGTCCTCATTGGGGAAAAGTTCCCTGCAAAAAGCCCTATTGTTTTAACAATATAATTATTTTTAATTTCAAAAGGCTTATTTATTATAAATCCCCATCTAAGAGCCCTTACTTCAATAACCAGAAGGTGAATTAAAAGAGCCACCAAAAGCCATTCCCACTTAGCAGTTTTAA
It encodes:
- a CDS encoding flippase-like domain-containing protein, with translation MKRFYVFAVSIALIILLVLWIGPVNIINAFKTAKWEWLLVALLIHLLVIEVRALRWGFIINKPFEIKNNYIVKTIGLFAGNFSPMRTAGEVLNALAGKKINKISLSEGLSAGLTERLFDFLIVAFLLIISSIWIENMRFVSIIGAIGSLIMVLLVYLVNWREDTSIWIYNKIHPVLCKLPINNETLDNIYLKFTEGLKGMTSHTNSFTTSKNLVFVSILAFMSWILECLRLYVVFYAFNVQISFTSVIIILILANIIGIASALPGGIGSIELSLTGLFALFGVPAVLGGSIALADRLVSFWMVSVLGIIFSSYYAKDILGEIKNYTLDIGVLKDE
- a CDS encoding OB-fold nucleic acid binding domain-containing protein yields the protein MKDSQIFTVALIIAILGLSGMVLLSDKITPQEIKIKDLNKGMLDEDVSVVGLVEKIDKSPRSNTYFLQLRDGTGKTTAVVFDSVVLDLEKNNLTPLSFVNHRVKITGKVQQYNGNMELILNDGKSLKILV